attcagCCAGTTACTCGGGagcaaaataaaacttgttacCCAGAATGTTTTAAGCCTTTTGGAGATAATGTGGTCTCAGTACTACACTGCACAGAAGGTCAATGTGAGCGACCAAGTATTGCCAAAGCACAAGCTCAAACATATTCGACTTACAAAAATCGAAACACTTGGAAAAAAGCTATAGGCATAGCACCTTCCGgattgataaataatatatctcAAGCATACGGAGGTTCATCTTCAGATCGATATATTGTCGAAACATCAGCTTACCTAGACACATTAAATGAAGGAGATGTTGTAATGGTGGATTAAGGATTTAATATCGGTGATCTTTTAATTGCAAGGAAAGTTAAATTAGTAATACCACCATTTCTTAAAAGCAAAGGGAAGTTTACCATTAAGTTAACTTCTAAAACTACCCTGATAGCCCGAGCAAGAATTCACGTAGAGCGTGCAATTGCTCGCGTAAAAGACTTTCGATTGCTGCAAACACCTTTACTACTGAGTATGAATGATTTGCTAGATcatatctttattataattgaaGCTATTACTAATTTAGCACCTCTTTTAGTTGATTACAAGaatcataacaaaatttaaattacaagacattttaaaacattaaaatacttcattcctaactaattaaaataaatgtaatttaaaaaaatatttttagcccttattttgactttttgtaatattaaatgttatgaaataaaaaaatcaatttcatcgtcattatttatcattttattattgtcaCAAACTTTAAGCAAAGTTTCATTCAAAACAGACTCTACATTTTTGGAGATCACTTCGTTTATCATATAACGCAAGataatagttttgtaaaaaaaatcaatttttttaacacaactttgccaaaaatcaattgaaaaatgAACACGATAACTATATAAGTCTTTCGAAGTTCCAACAACAAAATCACAATACGAATGGTTGAAGCCATTCGGCACTGCACTTGACTATAATAAGAATGTTGAGGATCAAgtacaattgtatttttttcaaatattaaacatGTGCCTTTGATAACGGCAAATTCTGGAATTGTTAACCTTCTATGAGTCCAAGGACATTTAACCTCGACACATCCAGTGCCACAACAATCACAATGAACAAGGGAATCAGGTGATGCACTAACTATTGGtaaatctttatttacaaataaaccaCATCCAGTCACTTTCATAaatctatgattttttttaagtatgctTCGAGTACATCTTTTTCATGACGTAATCCCCAGGAAGTAGCTTTCGTTTTAAAACCTTTTGACTTACATAATACGCCAACGATAATGGATGTTATTTTTTCTGGACATAAAATCTCTAGATCATTATTTACTTTACAAACAACACTATAAACTTTTGATGCAGTGACTCTACTTTTGTGGTGTTTATGCCAATCATTATTACATGACTGCTTTCTTGTTAAGTGTTCTTGTTCAGAAATTTCGTCAAAATTTGTAGCTAACTgcatcaataaaactttatatgtaattttataatcTAAATAAGTTACAACCTCATAAGGTGTTTTAGGGAGAGATGGATGCAAGAAAGTATTAACTTCGATTTCTTGAGCAACATTGGAAATATCAGGTATAggaacaacattttttgtttgcataaGCATGACATATccacaattataattttttatctgtgCCCAAGAATCTACATCTTCCTTTGTCATGGAAACTTCTCGTTGATTTATGGCTCGTggatcaaaatttaaatgatttgaatCTTTTTTCTTGT
This genomic interval from Hydra vulgaris chromosome 01, alternate assembly HydraT2T_AEP contains the following:
- the LOC136074387 gene encoding uncharacterized protein LOC136074387, which gives rise to MFGPLNQMNGKDLMLLTLMKIRMGCSHEDLSYRFGLLKATVSRSLSTWIPFLALEFKIFIQPVTREQNKTCYPECFKPFGDNVVSVLHCTEGQCERPSIAKAQAQTYSTYKNRNTWKKAIGIAPSGLINNISQAYGGSSSDRYIVETSAYLDTLNEGDVVMVD